The following coding sequences lie in one Gadus macrocephalus chromosome 1, ASM3116895v1 genomic window:
- the LOC132464448 gene encoding uncharacterized protein LOC132464448 isoform X1 produces the protein MDDLDHSISIVEYEWMSFYDECEECCLLLPSKADVDNSSLSDSEESWSQEHSEQCDALQTTAARTGPELVHLALEHGPCFAEFSQVKQKHTDGEAEDQTAVWEEKGSDKGSLHTRLNLVETPQCSEEDVLSTMEAQKENEEILKMVNYGIATNETLSQRSDPNDSQCSTDDGAHETLSDLQRILLSDTVCATTTQEVQPLPRHKADRDMNDRLIQCAHNAEKTLCGKDRSFLITKEKERWFVTVNVSPLRRKRRKKKKASRTFPPCGGLQKPTPERRSEVKMNQSEVESSNDSGPCETSQPHQGASAAESSDGIQIPVLTDTKPIHEDSSLSDSELCSFKPSTLETCPLSEAAPQSVTLPNSTLSKLAFKGQDITVLDGVKAEDFENGQGLCLANICYSRHQTAMLPDAVILKSASRLQYCQSFESIESMEFKSAEDFSSSNSSDCESYASAPDTPEDTWPIFKDHRSENKPEDLEQRSRRRKLLLSTPCDLLELSEMENVPHTDDVQFPDETLHVHSAKHVSHDIEYLQDPMPLQSHGCKTEANRECMEAYTEPALACLPVEQSDSLTLENNSADKTVHLTSQPSDSKQVELCSMTTDQPQSPSVCDPTAGSVPDSQETYAESLGPCRPVFAMSAFWDEMEKLTIRDILQLRESGEQPSRKALTIQDTARPHDDDQDMKTDTGPLWSDTSLVDPSDIADSDYFTNPDDSQPDRSSCDVSVFSDLDEEYCQLLGGGQETGTDLLDPNLHTQSPAVSPPTRDSTKNTPPANEGTREEGSLDVPHSLNCFSAGQTAHESGIQKSKSMHNIQTLYSTHKGTPFKPILENGDERSPCIKDPSLQMIPVIMVNNVLVDGTFSTMLSNPDILDEDYRISLPEVLGYFYENKTEDDFGVSNYDDQSLSSLCDGTTSSRYGSKDGLLSIQASQWREEKPIPIFTCSGHSLRELTFPEADYLIRSTEIHVDPDMESHGLPIWAVPHAPCPGVYPVLSSAAADEALFNNRCWSSWFIRNIRLPDSGSSWSIRSWPWVFPIGAHWTPFRDANAVHTLTPQREFASFPNHLVRKLAADQQMLKLMPTSVSLSDKDGLFSTLKQSDMCLLCIAVASWVLRSTDPHAADSWKAALLANVSAISAIQYLRHYVLRRPAKDGGGKASVSESLCKDNRTATAVACSYDLMAHRYYFPRLKPPFLPSTTLTPSALYQEPLQRENASLRQSWIQCCAPEPPMKAWGYTRRQSTRGVNNNRFGDASQCGACTIQHRCSNVP, from the exons ATGGACGACCTTGATCACAGTATCAGCATAGTGGAATACGAGTGGATGAGCTTTTATGATGAGTGTGAAGAATGTTGCCTGCTATTGCCCTCCAAAGCAGACGTTGACAACTCCAGCCTGAGTGATTCAGAAGAGTCCTGGAGTCAGGAACATTCAGAACAATGTGATGCCCTGCAAACCACTGCTGCCAGAACAGGGCCAGAATTAGTCCACCTCGCACTGGAGCATGGCCCTTGCTTTGCAGAGTTTTCACAGGTTAAACAGAAGCACACAGACGGAGAAGCAGAGGATCAGACTGCGGTCTGGGAAGAGAAGGGATCAGATAAAGGATCTCTTCATACCCGCCTTAATCTTGTAGAGACACCGCAGTGTTCCGAAGAAGATGTTCTCTCCACCATGGAAGCACAAAAAGAGAATGAGGAGATATTGAAGATGGTTAATTATGGCATTGCAACAAATGAAACACTCTCACAACGAAGCGACCCTAATGATAGCCAATGTTCTACTGACGATGGAGCCCATGAAACGCTTTCAGACCTACAGAGAATTTTGCTAAGTGACACGGTCTGCGCCACAACTACACAGGAAGTCCAGCCACTTCCCAGACATAAAGCCGACCGTGATATGAACGACAGGCTGATACAATGTGCACACAATGCAGAGAAAACACTTTGCGGGAAAGACAGAAGCTTCTTGATTACGAAAGAGAAGGAGCGTTGGTTTGTGACGGTGAATGTCAGCCCTTTGCGAAGAAAAAgacgaaagaaaaagaaagctaGTAGAACCTTTCCCCCGTGCGGCGGTTTGCAGAAGCCCACACCTGAacgcaggtcagaggtcaagatGAATCAATCAGAGGTGGAGAGCAGCAACGACTCAGGGCCTTGTGAAACGTCACAACCACACCAAGGAGCATCTGCTGCAGAGTCATCCGATGGGATTCAGATACCAGTTCTCACAGATACAAAACCAATCCATGAGGACTCTTCTCTTTCAGACTCTGAATTGTGTTCTTTTAAACCTTCCACACTGGAAACATGTCCATTATCTGAGGCAGCTCCGCAGTCAGTGACCCTCCCAAACTCCACGTTATCCAAGTTAGCATTTAAAGGTCAAGATATTACAGTGCTGGACGGTGTGAAGGCTGAGGATTTTGAAAATGGTCAAGGATTATGCTTGGCAAATATTTGCTATTCCAGACATCAAACCGCCATGTTGCCTGATGCAGTTATCTTGAAAAGTGCAAGTAGATTACAATACTGTCAATCATTTGAAAGTATTGAGTCTATGGAATTCAAAAGTGCCGAAGACTTCAGCTCAAGCAACAGCTCTGATTGTGAAAGTTATGCTTCAGCACCTGACACACCAGAGGATACTTGGCCTATATTCAAAGACCATCGCTCTGAAAATAAACCAGAGGACCTGGAACAACGGTCCCGCCGCCGCAAACTATTGCTGTCCACACCATGTGACCTGTTGGAGTTAAGTGAGATGGAAAATGTTCCACACACAGATGACGTGCAGTTTCCTGATGAGACACTGCATGTGCATTCTGCTAAACATGTGTCACATGACATTGAATACCTGCAGGACCCTATGCCCTTGCAAAGCCATGGCTGTAAAACTGAGGCCAATAGGGAATGTATGGAGGCATATACTGAGCCTGCTTTGGCATGTCTACCTGTTGAACAAAGTGATAGTTTAACACTAGAGAACAACTCTGCTGATAAAACAGTCCATTTAACGTCTCAACCTTCAGACTCTAAGCAAGTGGAACTGTGTAGCATGACAACAGATCAACCTCAATCTCCTTCTGTTTGTGATCCGACAGCTGGCTCTGTGCCGGACAGCCAAGAAACATATGCTGAATCACTTGGCCCTTGTCGGCCTGTATTCGCCATGTCTGCCTTTTGGGATGAGATGGAAAAACTGACAATTAGAGACATTTTACAGCTGAGAGAATCAGGGGAACAACCCAGCAGAAAAGCACTTACAATTCAAGACACAGCAAGGCCCCATGATGATGACCAGGACATGAAGACAGACACCGGTCCTCTGTGGTCGGATACCTCTCTGGTAGATCCGTCAGACATCGCAGACTCTGACTACTTTACCAATCCCGATGACTCTCAGCCAGATCGCTCGAGTTGTGATGTTTCCGTATTCTCTGATCTGGATGAGGAGTACTGTCAGCTGCTGGGCGGCGGGCAAGAAACGGGCACTGACCTTCTGGACCCTAACCTTCACACGCAAAGCCCAGCTGTCTCTCCTCCCACACGGGACTCCACAAAGAACACACCGCCGGCTAATGAAGGCACGCGGGAAGAGGGAAGTTTGGATGTTCCACACTCCCTTAACTGTTTTTCAGCTGGTCAAACTGCACATGAGAGTGGTATTCAAAAAAGCAAAAGCATGCATAACATCCAAACTCTCTACAGTACTCACAAGGGCACGCCCTTCAAACCGATCCTTGAGAATGGAGATGAGCGATCACCCTGTATAAAGGATCCTTCCCTGCAGATGATCCCTGTCATAATGGTGAACAACGTTCTCGTCGATGGAACCTTCTCAACTATGCTGTCGAACCCTGACATTCTGGACGAGGATTACAGAATATCCCTCCCGGAAGTTTTGGGGTATTTCTATGAGAACAAGACAGAGGATGACTTTGGGGTCAGTAACTATGATGACCAATCACTGTCTTCTCTTTGCGACGGCACCACCAGCTCCAGATATGGGTCTAAGGACGGACTCCTGTCCATCCAAGCTTCCCAATGGAGAGAGGAAAAACCAATCCCCATCTTCACATGCTCCGGCCACTCCCTTAGAGAGCTCACATTCCCAGAGGCAGACTACCTCATACGTTCAACAGAGATTCACGTTGACCCGGACATGGAGAGCCACGGCCTGCCAATCTGGGCTGTACCTCACGCCCCCTGTCCGGGCGTCTATCCCGTCCTCTCGTCTGCAGCCGCGGACGAAGCTCTATTCAACAACAGATGTTGGTCCAGCTGGTTCATCAGAAATATACGCCTCCCAGACAGCGGCAGCAGCTGGAGCATTAGGTCTTGGCCTTGGGTGTTCCCGATCGGAGCCCACTGGACCCCCTTCAGGGACGCCAATGCAGTccacacactaacccctcagAGAGAGTTTGCCTCTTTCCCCAACCACTTGGTCAGAAAGCTGGCAGCCGACCAGCAAATGTTGAAACTCATGCCGACATCGGTGTCATTATCAG ATAAAGACGGCCTCTTCTCCACCCTGAAGCAGTCAGACATGTGCTTGTTGTGCATTGCAGTGGCGTCGTGGGTCCTGAGGTCCACTGACCCGCACGCAGCAGACTCTTGGAAAGCAG CCTTGCTGGCAAATGTGAGCGCCATATCAGCGATCCAGTACCTCCGACACTATGTTCTGAGGAGACCTGCTAAGGACG GAGGAGGGAAGGCCAGTGTGAGTGAGAGCTTGTGCAAGGACAATCGCACAGCTACCGCTGTGGCATGCTCATATGATTTAATGGCACACCGTTATTATTTTCCTCGATTAAAACCGCCTTTTTTGCCAAGTACAACCCTGACTCCGTCCGCTCTGTACCAGGAACCTTTACAGCGGGAAAACGCATCACTACGTCAGAGTTGGATCCAGTGTTGCGCACCAGAACCACCAATGAAGGCGTGGGGGTATACACGCAGACAAAGCACTAGGGGTGTCAACAATAATCGATTCGGCGATGCATCGCAATGCGGGGCATGCACGATTCAGCATCGATGCAGCAACGTGCCATAA
- the LOC132464448 gene encoding uncharacterized protein LOC132464448 isoform X2, with protein sequence MDDLDHSISIVEYEWMSFYDECEECCLLLPSKADVDNSSLSDSEESWSQEHSEQCDALQTTAARTGPELVHLALEHGPCFAEFSQVKQKHTDGEAEDQTAVWEEKGSDKGSLHTRLNLVETPQCSEEDVLSTMEAQKENEEILKMVNYGIATNETLSQRSDPNDSQCSTDDGAHETLSDLQRILLSDTVCATTTQEVQPLPRHKADRDMNDRLIQCAHNAEKTLCGKDRSFLITKEKERWFVTVNVSPLRRKRRKKKKASRTFPPCGGLQKPTPERRSEVKMNQSEVESSNDSGPCETSQPHQGASAAESSDGIQIPVLTDTKPIHEDSSLSDSELCSFKPSTLETCPLSEAAPQSVTLPNSTLSKLAFKGQDITVLDGVKAEDFENGQGLCLANICYSRHQTAMLPDAVILKSASRLQYCQSFESIESMEFKSAEDFSSSNSSDCESYASAPDTPEDTWPIFKDHRSENKPEDLEQRSRRRKLLLSTPCDLLELSEMENVPHTDDVQFPDETLHVHSAKHVSHDIEYLQDPMPLQSHGCKTEANRECMEAYTEPALACLPVEQSDSLTLENNSADKTVHLTSQPSDSKQVELCSMTTDQPQSPSVCDPTAGSVPDSQETYAESLGPCRPVFAMSAFWDEMEKLTIRDILQLRESGEQPSRKALTIQDTARPHDDDQDMKTDTGPLWSDTSLVDPSDIADSDYFTNPDDSQPDRSSCDVSVFSDLDEEYCQLLGGGQETGTDLLDPNLHTQSPAVSPPTRDSTKNTPPANEGTREEGSLDVPHSLNCFSAGQTAHESGIQKSKSMHNIQTLYSTHKGTPFKPILENGDERSPCIKDPSLQMIPVIMVNNVLVDGTFSTMLSNPDILDEDYRISLPEVLGYFYENKTEDDFGVSNYDDQSLSSLCDGTTSSRYGSKDGLLSIQASQWREEKPIPIFTCSGHSLRELTFPEADYLIRSTEIHVDPDMESHGLPIWAVPHAPCPGVYPVLSSAAADEALFNNRCWSSWFIRNIRLPDSGSSWSIRSWPWVFPIGAHWTPFRDANAVHTLTPQREFASFPNHLVRKLAADQQMLKLMPTSVSLSDKDGLFSTLKQSDMCLLCIAVASWVLRSTDPHAADSWKAALLANVSAISAIQYLRHYVLRRPAKDGQ encoded by the exons ATGGACGACCTTGATCACAGTATCAGCATAGTGGAATACGAGTGGATGAGCTTTTATGATGAGTGTGAAGAATGTTGCCTGCTATTGCCCTCCAAAGCAGACGTTGACAACTCCAGCCTGAGTGATTCAGAAGAGTCCTGGAGTCAGGAACATTCAGAACAATGTGATGCCCTGCAAACCACTGCTGCCAGAACAGGGCCAGAATTAGTCCACCTCGCACTGGAGCATGGCCCTTGCTTTGCAGAGTTTTCACAGGTTAAACAGAAGCACACAGACGGAGAAGCAGAGGATCAGACTGCGGTCTGGGAAGAGAAGGGATCAGATAAAGGATCTCTTCATACCCGCCTTAATCTTGTAGAGACACCGCAGTGTTCCGAAGAAGATGTTCTCTCCACCATGGAAGCACAAAAAGAGAATGAGGAGATATTGAAGATGGTTAATTATGGCATTGCAACAAATGAAACACTCTCACAACGAAGCGACCCTAATGATAGCCAATGTTCTACTGACGATGGAGCCCATGAAACGCTTTCAGACCTACAGAGAATTTTGCTAAGTGACACGGTCTGCGCCACAACTACACAGGAAGTCCAGCCACTTCCCAGACATAAAGCCGACCGTGATATGAACGACAGGCTGATACAATGTGCACACAATGCAGAGAAAACACTTTGCGGGAAAGACAGAAGCTTCTTGATTACGAAAGAGAAGGAGCGTTGGTTTGTGACGGTGAATGTCAGCCCTTTGCGAAGAAAAAgacgaaagaaaaagaaagctaGTAGAACCTTTCCCCCGTGCGGCGGTTTGCAGAAGCCCACACCTGAacgcaggtcagaggtcaagatGAATCAATCAGAGGTGGAGAGCAGCAACGACTCAGGGCCTTGTGAAACGTCACAACCACACCAAGGAGCATCTGCTGCAGAGTCATCCGATGGGATTCAGATACCAGTTCTCACAGATACAAAACCAATCCATGAGGACTCTTCTCTTTCAGACTCTGAATTGTGTTCTTTTAAACCTTCCACACTGGAAACATGTCCATTATCTGAGGCAGCTCCGCAGTCAGTGACCCTCCCAAACTCCACGTTATCCAAGTTAGCATTTAAAGGTCAAGATATTACAGTGCTGGACGGTGTGAAGGCTGAGGATTTTGAAAATGGTCAAGGATTATGCTTGGCAAATATTTGCTATTCCAGACATCAAACCGCCATGTTGCCTGATGCAGTTATCTTGAAAAGTGCAAGTAGATTACAATACTGTCAATCATTTGAAAGTATTGAGTCTATGGAATTCAAAAGTGCCGAAGACTTCAGCTCAAGCAACAGCTCTGATTGTGAAAGTTATGCTTCAGCACCTGACACACCAGAGGATACTTGGCCTATATTCAAAGACCATCGCTCTGAAAATAAACCAGAGGACCTGGAACAACGGTCCCGCCGCCGCAAACTATTGCTGTCCACACCATGTGACCTGTTGGAGTTAAGTGAGATGGAAAATGTTCCACACACAGATGACGTGCAGTTTCCTGATGAGACACTGCATGTGCATTCTGCTAAACATGTGTCACATGACATTGAATACCTGCAGGACCCTATGCCCTTGCAAAGCCATGGCTGTAAAACTGAGGCCAATAGGGAATGTATGGAGGCATATACTGAGCCTGCTTTGGCATGTCTACCTGTTGAACAAAGTGATAGTTTAACACTAGAGAACAACTCTGCTGATAAAACAGTCCATTTAACGTCTCAACCTTCAGACTCTAAGCAAGTGGAACTGTGTAGCATGACAACAGATCAACCTCAATCTCCTTCTGTTTGTGATCCGACAGCTGGCTCTGTGCCGGACAGCCAAGAAACATATGCTGAATCACTTGGCCCTTGTCGGCCTGTATTCGCCATGTCTGCCTTTTGGGATGAGATGGAAAAACTGACAATTAGAGACATTTTACAGCTGAGAGAATCAGGGGAACAACCCAGCAGAAAAGCACTTACAATTCAAGACACAGCAAGGCCCCATGATGATGACCAGGACATGAAGACAGACACCGGTCCTCTGTGGTCGGATACCTCTCTGGTAGATCCGTCAGACATCGCAGACTCTGACTACTTTACCAATCCCGATGACTCTCAGCCAGATCGCTCGAGTTGTGATGTTTCCGTATTCTCTGATCTGGATGAGGAGTACTGTCAGCTGCTGGGCGGCGGGCAAGAAACGGGCACTGACCTTCTGGACCCTAACCTTCACACGCAAAGCCCAGCTGTCTCTCCTCCCACACGGGACTCCACAAAGAACACACCGCCGGCTAATGAAGGCACGCGGGAAGAGGGAAGTTTGGATGTTCCACACTCCCTTAACTGTTTTTCAGCTGGTCAAACTGCACATGAGAGTGGTATTCAAAAAAGCAAAAGCATGCATAACATCCAAACTCTCTACAGTACTCACAAGGGCACGCCCTTCAAACCGATCCTTGAGAATGGAGATGAGCGATCACCCTGTATAAAGGATCCTTCCCTGCAGATGATCCCTGTCATAATGGTGAACAACGTTCTCGTCGATGGAACCTTCTCAACTATGCTGTCGAACCCTGACATTCTGGACGAGGATTACAGAATATCCCTCCCGGAAGTTTTGGGGTATTTCTATGAGAACAAGACAGAGGATGACTTTGGGGTCAGTAACTATGATGACCAATCACTGTCTTCTCTTTGCGACGGCACCACCAGCTCCAGATATGGGTCTAAGGACGGACTCCTGTCCATCCAAGCTTCCCAATGGAGAGAGGAAAAACCAATCCCCATCTTCACATGCTCCGGCCACTCCCTTAGAGAGCTCACATTCCCAGAGGCAGACTACCTCATACGTTCAACAGAGATTCACGTTGACCCGGACATGGAGAGCCACGGCCTGCCAATCTGGGCTGTACCTCACGCCCCCTGTCCGGGCGTCTATCCCGTCCTCTCGTCTGCAGCCGCGGACGAAGCTCTATTCAACAACAGATGTTGGTCCAGCTGGTTCATCAGAAATATACGCCTCCCAGACAGCGGCAGCAGCTGGAGCATTAGGTCTTGGCCTTGGGTGTTCCCGATCGGAGCCCACTGGACCCCCTTCAGGGACGCCAATGCAGTccacacactaacccctcagAGAGAGTTTGCCTCTTTCCCCAACCACTTGGTCAGAAAGCTGGCAGCCGACCAGCAAATGTTGAAACTCATGCCGACATCGGTGTCATTATCAG ATAAAGACGGCCTCTTCTCCACCCTGAAGCAGTCAGACATGTGCTTGTTGTGCATTGCAGTGGCGTCGTGGGTCCTGAGGTCCACTGACCCGCACGCAGCAGACTCTTGGAAAGCAG CCTTGCTGGCAAATGTGAGCGCCATATCAGCGATCCAGTACCTCCGACACTATGTTCTGAGGAGACCTGCTAAGGACGGTCAGTGA
- the c1h1orf159 gene encoding uncharacterized protein C1orf159 homolog isoform X2: MALTSLLVLAATAILIKPETPVTKALHPNTLQCCGEKQRANTSCSNDTLCEPENTNTVCIYCDPSAVDLENSTACSYNYTEERKNRTTVTTVIPKIGGPGVAASLLLGTLLISLFLILSVASFFYLKRSHRLPNIFYRHNKALSIFQPSETAVMIPSSSVRKQRYVRRERPSVTSPSEVIPPTATSRVYSM; the protein is encoded by the exons ATGGCCCTGACGTCGCTTTTGGTCTTAGCTGCAACTGCGATCCTTATCAAACCCGAGACACCTGTGACCAAG GCTCTTCATCCGAATACACTCCAGTGCTGTGGTGAGAAACAGAGAGCTAACACGTCATGTTCAAACGACACCCTCTGTGAGCCAG AGAACACCAATACAGTTTGCATCTATTGTGACCCATCCGCCGTGGATCTGGAGAACTCAACAGCATGCAGCTACA ACTACACTGAGGAAAGAAAAAATCGGACCACCGTTACAACCGTCATTCCCAAGATTG GTGGGCCGGGCGTGGCCGCCTCTCTGCTCCTAGGGACTCTGCTCATCAGTCTGTTTCTGATCCTGTCTGTCGCCTCCTTCTTCTACCTCAAACGCTCCCACCGCCTGCCCAACATCTTCTACCGCCACAACAAGG CTCTCAGCATATTCCAGCCAAGTGAGACC GCTGTCATGATACCATCCTCATCAG TGAGGAAACAGCGGTATGTGAGGAGGGAGAGGCCCTCCGTCACCTCCCCCTCAGAAGTGatcccccccaccgccacctccaGGGTCTACAGCATGTAG
- the c1h1orf159 gene encoding uncharacterized protein C1orf159 homolog isoform X1 — protein MALTSLLVLAATAILIKPETPVTKALHPNTLQCCGEKQRANTSCSNDTLCEPGCYLRFLENTNTVCIYCDPSAVDLENSTACSYNYTEERKNRTTVTTVIPKIGGPGVAASLLLGTLLISLFLILSVASFFYLKRSHRLPNIFYRHNKALSIFQPSETAVMIPSSSVRKQRYVRRERPSVTSPSEVIPPTATSRVYSM, from the exons ATGGCCCTGACGTCGCTTTTGGTCTTAGCTGCAACTGCGATCCTTATCAAACCCGAGACACCTGTGACCAAG GCTCTTCATCCGAATACACTCCAGTGCTGTGGTGAGAAACAGAGAGCTAACACGTCATGTTCAAACGACACCCTCTGTGAGCCAG GATGCTACCTGCGTTTCCTAGAGAACACCAATACAGTTTGCATCTATTGTGACCCATCCGCCGTGGATCTGGAGAACTCAACAGCATGCAGCTACA ACTACACTGAGGAAAGAAAAAATCGGACCACCGTTACAACCGTCATTCCCAAGATTG GTGGGCCGGGCGTGGCCGCCTCTCTGCTCCTAGGGACTCTGCTCATCAGTCTGTTTCTGATCCTGTCTGTCGCCTCCTTCTTCTACCTCAAACGCTCCCACCGCCTGCCCAACATCTTCTACCGCCACAACAAGG CTCTCAGCATATTCCAGCCAAGTGAGACC GCTGTCATGATACCATCCTCATCAG TGAGGAAACAGCGGTATGTGAGGAGGGAGAGGCCCTCCGTCACCTCCCCCTCAGAAGTGatcccccccaccgccacctccaGGGTCTACAGCATGTAG